From Triticum aestivum cultivar Chinese Spring chromosome 4A, IWGSC CS RefSeq v2.1, whole genome shotgun sequence, a single genomic window includes:
- the LOC123083186 gene encoding uncharacterized protein → MAAAGMDRFAATMVFCEAPFDGTLAPAVPTGHDDDKAEGAASVLEVASALMEAAKEYFSGPASEQQQQQQPGRDSVPAFLDAVGLEYY, encoded by the coding sequence ATGGCGGCCGCCGGGATGGACAGGTTCGCGGCCACGATGGTCTTCTGCGAGGCGCCGTTCGACGGCACCCTCGCCCCCGCGGTGCCCACCGGCCACGACGACGACAAGGCCGAGGGAGCTGCCTCGGTGTTGGAGGTGGCGTCGGCGTTGATGGAGGCGGCGAAGGAGTACTTCTCCGGCCCCGcgtcggagcagcagcagcagcagcaaccgggCAGGGACAGCGTGCCGGCCTTCTTGGACGCCGTCGGCCTGGAGTATTATTAG